ATCCCACAGTAAGCTGAAGGTTTCGTACTCTCAACTGAAGTAAGTGGCACACGGATTGACACTGCGGGCTCGTTACTTATTGACATTCGTCCTTCTCGGCAGGATCCTTCAGGAACAAACGGAACGTTCGCTGACGGAACACCAAAATCGCCTGATGTCCTCCGAAACGCAGCTGGGATCGACGGAGGCCAAGCTGCAACGAGTGGACAGCGCTGTCGAGGATGTGCAAAAAGAGCTGGGTAACCTGCGGAGTGAGATAAGCGTGCTGAGGGCATCGAACGTTGCTCTGGAGCGTGAAAAGGACAAGCTTTTGGTAAGCGTGCACACCGCTGTAGATGGTGTTCTCGTACTTTGATGGAGTTTACTTTAATTTTAGATCGAATTGGACAAGAAAACTGAAAAGCTGTTTGTGATCGAGGAGGAACTGTCGTCgctgaaatcgaaacgaaccgaactgCAGTCGACGATCGGTCGGATGCAGAACAAACTCGAGTGAGTCTATTTTAGTGTTTCTACTTTATTTTCCGACCTTTGCCGTTACATATTTCGATGACAATGTGTGTACACTGTGTCCTTATGTGCTACTCAGTCTACGTACGAACCGCTCATTGTTTATCCTATTATTCGACTGATCATTACTATCCGGGCGGCCCCATTTTCACAGTAATGCTCATAATAGCACCGGCATCTTATAGCTGTAGTTAGAATTTAAATACATAAAGATTGAAGGCACCAACAGCGCGCTGAGGGGCCGATTCAGGAGCCAAGCGTCCACTTTGCTGTCCTTATGGCACTCGTGGTTGAACGCTGATAGATGATGCGGCTCGGGACAGGCGTGTGCACAGCAGGTTAATGGCCGTGACCCGTGATAAAGGTTCATGGCGCGTAAGGTGGTTTGTGCGGTTTTAATGTAGGTGCGCAATGActttgtatgtgtgtttgcgtgtggcAGGCCGATGACGACAAGGCAATGTAAAATGGCGTTATCGGGCGTGTGTCATGTGCATGTTGGTGATTAAATGGGATTGGGCTTTTCCTTGGTAACACCTGGCGCCTGGTTCAGGTCCAGGTCCTGGGAGGCGTGATGATACGGCGTGGGGATCGATGGCTCAGTACTCGTCCGGATCGGATGAACCAAAGCCCAGTAAGCTCATGAACCACCTTGTGGAGTAGCGAAAGAAAGCACACGTACGAGAATGAAACGGATAGAAAGAAGGCAGAAAAAGATGATGAGAAAGGTGTTGCTAAGCCCCCTACGGAAGAGAGTGCGCCAGAGCAGGGCGAGGATGGGATGCGTGCAGCGCGGTAGAAACTAGGACAGCGGAAGGGTAAGGTTGCCGGGAGCTCGCGAATGTAGATGGCGCCGTTCGTTCAAGTACCTGGCGATGCCAACGCTCGGCGCCTGGCAACCGATGACGCCGTTAGCGAGCGGCTGCTCGTACGGTGTGTATCCTGGCCGGCATACGCAGGCTGCCGATCGGACGCGCGGTGGGATCTTCTTCGGTTCGAGCCACTGGCCCGGCCCGCACGGTCCGCGGGTGTACAGTTTGTGGCACTGCCTGTTCACCTCCACCATGTCCGGCGTACTGTCGCACGCACTCTGCGGTATCTGGTCCGCCTCGTCCGTGCACGACTGGTCCAGGTTCGAGATGACGCCCGAACAGCCGCACATGCCGTTGTAGGAGATACCGTCCAGCGAGGGGCGCGACGTAAAATCAAAGATGACCACCTGGTGCAAGGTGCACGGACCCTGCGAACCGATCCGGTAGCAGGTTTTCTCCTGCGGAAAGTACAGGCGCCCCTTCTCGCACGGATTCGGCGTGCACACGTTCGGTTCCGTGACGAAGGCACCGAAATCGCACGGCCCTTGCGTGTAGAGCTTGTAGCAGTATCCATCCTTCCATCGCACGTAACCATCCTTACAGCGACACTCGCCCTTCATTGGGCCCTTGGGAGGTGCCGTGTTACCCCCGCCGTCCGCCGGGCGCTTTCCGTCGGCCACAATGAACGTGTGCCCGAAGGGGCACGGCCCGATCGTGCCCAGCTCGTAGCACTGGTTCGTCTCGTTGTGGTAGTGCGGGAGCCGCTCGTGGCAGGCACACTTGCGCGACGGCAGGAACAGCTCACCCGTGCCCAGACACGGTCCTTTGGTGAAAAACTCATGGCAGGTTTCGGTGTCCTCGTGGAAGTAGTTGCCCAGATCGCCTTCGCTTTCGCACTGTTTGGAGCGGGGACAAAGAAGAAAGAACAATTAGGAGCTTGATCGCAGACGGATCGAACTGTGGCGCAACGTACCCTACACCGGGCGATACCGTTGTTATCGAGACTGATAAGCTTCCCCTTCGCGCAGGGTCCTTTGGTGTGTATCTGGTAGCACTTGTTGTCCTGCGGCCAGTAGATCATTCCGCTGTCGCAGATTTCCGTCGATTTGCACAGACCCCAGCGCTGTTTTGGTCTGCAGAAGGCGTCAATCGGTTAGAGGAGGAGAAGAGTTAGAGACGCATTATtttcccgggttttccgggTGGGTCACACTTACATGGCACTCCTTCCGGCACCGTCCGCGATCGGCGCAAAGTACTGCCCGAACTCGCAGGGGCCACGCTCGAAGAGCTTGTGGCACTTCTTGGTCAGCGGCGACTGGGCGGTGCCAGGCGGGCAGCGACACTCGGCCGTCGACCCCAGGCCCGTCGAACCGGCCCCGACCGGGCTGAGCTCCATCGTGTCCGGGCACGGGTAGCCGAGCTGGAAGATCTTGAAGCAGCGCTTGAGCGGTGGCCAGTACAGTAGCTGCCAGCCGCCCGGCTGGCTAGCGCACGGGTTCTTGTTCGGGTCGCTCCATGGCGGTGGCACGATGGCCGCCAGGGTCGTCGCATGCAGGTTGTAGAAGGTCAGCAGGATACACATCCAGACGGATGCATGCCTCATCACAGTGCTGATCGCAGTCAGGGATAAGAGAAGGAGAACGAGTTCGATAAGTATTCATCTAAAACAGCGTTCATTAGGGTTgtgttgcataatttgccATGTTAatcgtttcacttttatttacAGTTTACAACAGATCGGGCTCGTGTAGCTCGGTCAGCCCGGTCGATCGATAATATCGCCAACCTTCAACCGGCGCCACATTTGTCCTTTCTATTGTCAATCCTTGACAGACTTATGGTGCCCGGTTTTTCTGGTGCTCCCCACGGGGCAGCTaatgcataaatttgcatccATTTACGTGTGTTGGACGCACCTAAAGTTCAGCGAAACCCCCCCACAGACATCCGTTGAGCTCGCTGTTGACCAACGattttgaatgtttattttgacCATCTTTCGTAGGATTTCGGTTTCCCGGAGCAAAACATCCGACGTTGATTGGTGGCCTTCTGTGAATGGGAGATTTTTATCGGCTTGCGAAAAGATGTTGCGCCACAACCCAAACCCGGTCACCGGTTGGACCGACTTGTTccagtttcactttcgcgaCCCGGCCGTTCACAGATGGTGACCTACATTTAAGGCTCTTTCCCGCGAACCTTGCTCTAGCTAGCGAAGGGGTGACCGGGTTGGTTTCCTGCTGTCACACACGGAGTGCACCCCGTTTTGGTAGGGAGAAAGTAATATTGCTCACAATCTTGCGTGACCGTGCGTCGATCCCCTGCG
The nucleotide sequence above comes from Anopheles bellator chromosome 1, idAnoBellAS_SP24_06.2, whole genome shotgun sequence. Encoded proteins:
- the LOC131216184 gene encoding uncharacterized protein LOC131216184, translating into MRHASVWMCILLTFYNLHATTLAAIVPPPWSDPNKNPCASQPGGWQLLYWPPLKRCFKIFQLGYPCPDTMELSPVGAGSTGLGSTAECRCPPGTAQSPLTKKCHKLFERGPCEFGQYFAPIADGAGRSAIPKQRWGLCKSTEICDSGMIYWPQDNKCYQIHTKGPCAKGKLISLDNNGIARCRCESEGDLGNYFHEDTETCHEFFTKGPCLGTGELFLPSRKCACHERLPHYHNETNQCYELGTIGPCPFGHTFIVADGKRPADGGGNTAPPKGPMKGECRCKDGYVRWKDGYCYKLYTQGPCDFGAFVTEPNVCTPNPCEKGRLYFPQEKTCYRIGSQGPCTLHQVVIFDFTSRPSLDGISYNGMCGCSGVISNLDQSCTDEADQIPQSACDSTPDMVEVNRQCHKLYTRGPCGPGQWLEPKKIPPRVRSAACVCRPGYTPYEQPLANGVIGCQAPSVGIARWFMSLLGFGSSDPDEY